From a region of the Haematobia irritans isolate KBUSLIRL chromosome 4, ASM5000362v1, whole genome shotgun sequence genome:
- the LOC142236414 gene encoding glycerophosphocholine phosphodiesterase GPCPD1 isoform X2, with amino-acid sequence MIKHFEVELDDYLLRPGEGLGLTGDHIKLGQWSVEKSLELKRRRRNPQKWFIKVPMCSALRIYYRFFIYYKDSKGSKRIRQWEGQQHSRVLEAYETHSIRGSLKFGDAHAMTIGGGIQKERGWLRGEYVIQMKFIWPQHIRFTSFTHFLRNLKYNIKVESSTTSDTRRITSSLIDSDLDVDIEVARFAAKRTFLRSQSVEGEPYQPGQILIFHITVPVGIRCRHVIVINSREGERLGEATIPASFVEASEGILELPIYDTGNNNRVGWLTLPYVKIEPLSNALELTLRSSFHRYWPSNWPTLDVGHRGMGKSFFYHSAKALENTIQSFLKAHNVNSDMIELDVQLTKDLIPVVFNDCGFYTVREESKISPYDLYYVYINDLTYEELRQRRVFVYLNGAMVELSHLNSHHVAETEVIFPRLVDVFKHLPMSVGIMAEVKWPQLLSSGSLEYLQTIDKNRYVDAILMTSMQRGCGRALIFSSFDADTCSMIRFKQHVFPVVLLTVGQMSPWESYADLRTHSLASAISFAQAFEILGTSVYAGDLEHSTEDIDTSFQYQQVVFVWGDQLNNTATLNHLRLLEVAGIVYDHVDDYLSNKLKRFPFFEAPELQQIFRRQCISAGNTSVIEGAPDTHSPFWPRVRSLDEL; translated from the coding sequence ATGATCAAACATTTCGAAGTAGAATTGGATGATTATCTGCTTAGACCTGGTGAAGGTTTGGGTTTGACCGGCGACCACATTAAACTGGGACAATGGAGTGTAGAAAAAAGTCTCGAGTTGAAGCGACGACGACGGAATCCCCAAAAATGGTTCATAAAAGTGCCTATGTGTTCTGCATTACGAATATACTATCGGTTCTTCATCTACTACAAAGACTCGAAGGGGTCAAAACGCATACGCCAATGGGAGGGACAGCAACACTCCAGAGTCCTTGAGGCTTACGAAACGCACAGCATACGAGGATCATTGAAATTTGGTGATGCTCATGCCATGACCATTGGTGGTGGCATACAAAAGGAGCGGGGATGGCTGCGGGGAGAGTATGTGATTCAAATGAAATTCATATGGCCCCAGCATATTCGATTTACATCGTTCACCCATTTCCTACGGAATCTCAAGTACAATATCAAAGTAGAATCGTCAACGACTAGTGACACACGCCGGATTACTTCATCCCTTATCGACTCTGACTTAGACGTGGACATTGAGGTTGCCCGATTCGCTGCGAAGAGAACATTCTTAAGGTCACAATCCGTTGAGGGTGAACCCTACCAGCCCGGTCAGATTTTAATATTTCACATAACAGTGCCTGTTGGCATTAGGTGTCGACACGTGATCGTTATTAACTCAAGAGAAGGAGAACGTTTGGGAGAAGCTACTATACCAGCTTCTTTCGTTGAAGCCAGTGAGGGTATACTGGAGTTGCCCATCTACGACACTGGGAACAATAACAGAGTGGGATGGCTAACATTACCCTATGTTAAAATCGAACCGTTATCAAATGCTTTAGAGCTAACACTAAGATCCAGTTTTCATCGCTATTGGCCTTCGAATTGGCCTACCCTAGACGTGGGTCATAGGGGAATGGGAAAAAGTTTCTTCTATCATTCGGCAAAGGCCCTGGAAAATACTATTCAAAGCTTTCTCAAAGCCCACAATGTCAATAGTGACATGATTGAATTGGACGTCCAATTGACAAAGGATTTGATTCCTGTAGTGTTTAATGATTGCGGTTTTTATACGGTGAGAGAGGAAAGTAAAATATCTCCTTACGACTTGTACTATGTTTACATCAACGATCTCACCTATGAGGAACTACGACAACGGAGGGTTTTCGTTTATTTGAATGGTGCAATGGTGGAGTTGTCCCATTTGAATTCACATCATGTAGCCGAAACGGAGGTAATATTTCCACGTTTAGTAGATGTCTTTAAGCATCTGCCTATGTCTGTGGGCATAATGGCGGAGGTGAAATGGCCGCAGCTTCTCAGCAGTGGCTCTTTGGAATATCTTCAGACAATAGATAAGAATCGATATGTCGATGCAATTCTAATGACATCTATGCAGCGTGGTTGCGGCCGTGCACTTATCTTCAGCAGTTTTGATGCGGATACCTGCAGCATGATTCGTTTCAAGCAGCACGTATTCCCTGTAGTATTATTGACAGTTGGACAAATGAGTCCTTGGGAATCTTATGCTGATCTTCGGACACATTCTTTGGCCAGTGCTATAAGCTTTGCCCAAGCCTTTGAAATATTAGGAACTTCCGTTTATGCTGGTGACTTGGAGCATTCCACCGAAGATATCGATACTTCATTTCAATATCAGCAGGTTGTCTTTGTATGGGGTGACCAATTAAACAATACGGCAACATTGAATCATTTGCGTCTGCTGGAAGTTGCTGGAATCGTGTACGATCATGTCGATGATTATTTGTCCAATAAACTAAAACGTTTTCCTTTCTTTGAGGCACCTGAATTGCAGCAAATATTTCGACGACAGTGTATTTCGGCGGGCAATACAAGTGTTATCGAGGGTGCTCCGGACACACACTCTCCGTTTTGGCCACGAGTACGAAGTTTGGATGAACTCTAA
- the LOC142236414 gene encoding glycerophosphocholine phosphodiesterase GPCPD1 isoform X1 has protein sequence MMRRNLVPWLLILINIAASSTQSQTTSHKLYVNKTKRSIKCIPMIKHFEVELDDYLLRPGEGLGLTGDHIKLGQWSVEKSLELKRRRRNPQKWFIKVPMCSALRIYYRFFIYYKDSKGSKRIRQWEGQQHSRVLEAYETHSIRGSLKFGDAHAMTIGGGIQKERGWLRGEYVIQMKFIWPQHIRFTSFTHFLRNLKYNIKVESSTTSDTRRITSSLIDSDLDVDIEVARFAAKRTFLRSQSVEGEPYQPGQILIFHITVPVGIRCRHVIVINSREGERLGEATIPASFVEASEGILELPIYDTGNNNRVGWLTLPYVKIEPLSNALELTLRSSFHRYWPSNWPTLDVGHRGMGKSFFYHSAKALENTIQSFLKAHNVNSDMIELDVQLTKDLIPVVFNDCGFYTVREESKISPYDLYYVYINDLTYEELRQRRVFVYLNGAMVELSHLNSHHVAETEVIFPRLVDVFKHLPMSVGIMAEVKWPQLLSSGSLEYLQTIDKNRYVDAILMTSMQRGCGRALIFSSFDADTCSMIRFKQHVFPVVLLTVGQMSPWESYADLRTHSLASAISFAQAFEILGTSVYAGDLEHSTEDIDTSFQYQQVVFVWGDQLNNTATLNHLRLLEVAGIVYDHVDDYLSNKLKRFPFFEAPELQQIFRRQCISAGNTSVIEGAPDTHSPFWPRVRSLDEL, from the exons ATGATGAGGCGCAATTTAGTACCGTGGTTattgattttgataaatattgctGCAAGCTCAACCCAGTCACAAACCACCAGTCATAAGCTTTATGTTAATAAAACAAAGAG GAGCATAAAATGCATTCCCATGATCAAACATTTCGAAGTAGAATTGGATGATTATCTGCTTAGACCTGGTGAAGGTTTGGGTTTGACCGGCGACCACATTAAACTGGGACAATGGAGTGTAGAAAAAAGTCTCGAGTTGAAGCGACGACGACGGAATCCCCAAAAATGGTTCATAAAAGTGCCTATGTGTTCTGCATTACGAATATACTATCGGTTCTTCATCTACTACAAAGACTCGAAGGGGTCAAAACGCATACGCCAATGGGAGGGACAGCAACACTCCAGAGTCCTTGAGGCTTACGAAACGCACAGCATACGAGGATCATTGAAATTTGGTGATGCTCATGCCATGACCATTGGTGGTGGCATACAAAAGGAGCGGGGATGGCTGCGGGGAGAGTATGTGATTCAAATGAAATTCATATGGCCCCAGCATATTCGATTTACATCGTTCACCCATTTCCTACGGAATCTCAAGTACAATATCAAAGTAGAATCGTCAACGACTAGTGACACACGCCGGATTACTTCATCCCTTATCGACTCTGACTTAGACGTGGACATTGAGGTTGCCCGATTCGCTGCGAAGAGAACATTCTTAAGGTCACAATCCGTTGAGGGTGAACCCTACCAGCCCGGTCAGATTTTAATATTTCACATAACAGTGCCTGTTGGCATTAGGTGTCGACACGTGATCGTTATTAACTCAAGAGAAGGAGAACGTTTGGGAGAAGCTACTATACCAGCTTCTTTCGTTGAAGCCAGTGAGGGTATACTGGAGTTGCCCATCTACGACACTGGGAACAATAACAGAGTGGGATGGCTAACATTACCCTATGTTAAAATCGAACCGTTATCAAATGCTTTAGAGCTAACACTAAGATCCAGTTTTCATCGCTATTGGCCTTCGAATTGGCCTACCCTAGACGTGGGTCATAGGGGAATGGGAAAAAGTTTCTTCTATCATTCGGCAAAGGCCCTGGAAAATACTATTCAAAGCTTTCTCAAAGCCCACAATGTCAATAGTGACATGATTGAATTGGACGTCCAATTGACAAAGGATTTGATTCCTGTAGTGTTTAATGATTGCGGTTTTTATACGGTGAGAGAGGAAAGTAAAATATCTCCTTACGACTTGTACTATGTTTACATCAACGATCTCACCTATGAGGAACTACGACAACGGAGGGTTTTCGTTTATTTGAATGGTGCAATGGTGGAGTTGTCCCATTTGAATTCACATCATGTAGCCGAAACGGAGGTAATATTTCCACGTTTAGTAGATGTCTTTAAGCATCTGCCTATGTCTGTGGGCATAATGGCGGAGGTGAAATGGCCGCAGCTTCTCAGCAGTGGCTCTTTGGAATATCTTCAGACAATAGATAAGAATCGATATGTCGATGCAATTCTAATGACATCTATGCAGCGTGGTTGCGGCCGTGCACTTATCTTCAGCAGTTTTGATGCGGATACCTGCAGCATGATTCGTTTCAAGCAGCACGTATTCCCTGTAGTATTATTGACAGTTGGACAAATGAGTCCTTGGGAATCTTATGCTGATCTTCGGACACATTCTTTGGCCAGTGCTATAAGCTTTGCCCAAGCCTTTGAAATATTAGGAACTTCCGTTTATGCTGGTGACTTGGAGCATTCCACCGAAGATATCGATACTTCATTTCAATATCAGCAGGTTGTCTTTGTATGGGGTGACCAATTAAACAATACGGCAACATTGAATCATTTGCGTCTGCTGGAAGTTGCTGGAATCGTGTACGATCATGTCGATGATTATTTGTCCAATAAACTAAAACGTTTTCCTTTCTTTGAGGCACCTGAATTGCAGCAAATATTTCGACGACAGTGTATTTCGGCGGGCAATACAAGTGTTATCGAGGGTGCTCCGGACACACACTCTCCGTTTTGGCCACGAGTACGAAGTTTGGATGAACTCTAA